acaaagaaagaaatagaaagcgaCGGTAGTGACCAGCAAGAGGAATAATAATTACATTCATCTTAATGTGTGTGCCAGTTCTGTTTGCATTAACCTTGGAAACTCCAAACCTGGAATCCAGAACCTCAAATCTGCAGTCGGAATGTCTTGAGATGGGCACGTGGAAGtcaaagggtttcttttttttttttttttcccttttagaagCCATACCTAAAAGTTGTTTTCCTTCTGTACTGTCACAGAACTTTGACATACATTCTCAGTCCTAGCTGTGAAAAGGcctaaagaagaagaaactcaaTTTGCAGTCCAACACAAAGGGgggaaatttctaaaataaataatccaacagttttttgcatttttttaaattaatttttcatttttttaaaataaaataaccaaaaaaagtGTAAAGTTACAAAAAAATGTCGTTgaagaataatatattaaaactgtggaaaaaaaaggaaaaagacacgtcacaaaattttaagattaatatGAAGATCATAATTtaacataaaagaatatattctatGGATTTGTCATCCCgataaatatgaacaaaattaacaaaaaaaaagcatagtTTTGGCAATAAATACGTTTTGATAAGTTAAATAAGCTTTTTTATATTGATGTGCAGTGACAAGCAAAATTTTTGCTCTCCAATTTCTGAAAGTTATATGAAGTTTAAAACCCAGGGAAAAAAGCATGGCGTGAGTGCTCTAAGGATAGACCTACGGTATTCTAGAGCAAAAACCATTAAAGCTACTTCTACAGGAAATCGTTTTACACAGATATTGTATGTGGAATGAATACCATTAACTGCTCACCCCTTACATGTTTTTTTagcttttctctcatttttttgttattttttttgtttaaagatgtcACATATGAACTGGGGAACTTTAGCACCAAAATCAAGTCTCTCATAGTCCATCTAGCTTCCCCATcctccccacttaaaaaaaaaaaatagaaaaaaaaagaaaaaaattaaatcacaaagtCCCACTTATATCACAATCTTCATCCACtttttcagtcttccttcctGTAGACCTACACGAACCCAGGCAAGATTAGTCAACAGAGGTTCAGGTCGGGAAGAAAAAGGTTTTGAATGTCAAGATAGGTTTCCCCAAAAACCCAAGTCTGGCAACAACTCTCCCGAAAGGGGTGTGGGGgtcatggggagagggaggaggaagtgtgTGGGAGGCTGAAGTAAGGGAAGGTGCAGTTGGGCCGCCAGTGGAGGGAGCTGCTGGTTCtgggtcccctccccctccccatgggCAGAGGCTCCGGGAGGCCCACGGGTGCCCTCTGGCGCTGAAGAGGTAATGTAGTCACAGTGACAAAGTTAGATTACAAGGCACTAAATTGCTTCTGTAAACTgttactgctttttcttttgtgatttggCACTTAAGGCTTAAGCCGAGGGGGGAAAAGGCATCTACTGACAAATATGGGACTTGTCTGTTATGCGTGGTAAGTGGGCTATAAAATCGAGGAGAGGGGGGTTTCAAGCCAGAGGAAGCTACTGACAAATTGACTTGTCCTTATGTTAGGGGGGAGGgttaggggtgggggaggggggcattcCAAGGTTCTGGGGGAAGGGGTTGAGCTTAACCTTGTTAATGCAGGGGTTGTAGGGAATCAGATGGGTAGGGAGGTGAGGGGAAGAAGGATGGGCAGGGTGGAGTAGGCAGGGGGTCCCTCCCTACCCTGGTTTAGTCATCTGAGATGGAAAGTCTGCTGAAAATGGGCAGGCGTCTTGAGTTGTCCAAGGTGGGGGAATCAGAGCCACTGTGGCTGCTGCTGGAGCTGCTCTGAGAGCCCTCCTGGTCCGAGAGAGAATCCTGAGGGCTGGGGGGAGAGTCAAACATGTGAGGGGACTCGGACATGGGCCGGAAGAGGAAGGTGGTTGGGGAGCCACCCCCAGGCAGCCCCATGCTAGGGGCAAAGAGGCTTGCCAGCTCCTGGCTGGAGAAAGCAAAGGGGTTATTGGTGCCATCTGGCAGGGTGGGTGAGCCCAGGAGGTCATCGGCGCtcaggatggggggtggggtgatggacgTGGGGCTGTCCAGCAGCCCCGTGGCAGCGGCGGTGGCAGCGGCACTAGGAAACCCAGCAAAGCTAAAGCTATGCTGGAGGCGGGGACGGTCAGCGGAGAGGTCCCGGGCCCCCGCCAGGGCGCGGCGCTCCTCGGCGTTGTGGATGAAGTGGCAGCGGGGCCCATATGGGCAAAAGCCGATGGTGTGGAAGGTGCGGCACAGCTCCGTCTTGTACTTGGGGTGACGGGTCAGACTTCGGAGCTCGTGGATGCCATGAGCGAACTGGCACTTGTCCCCGTACTTACAGGCGCCGTTCTCCTCGAAGGGACGGCACAGCTCCGTCTTGTAGCGGCTGGAGTTGACCTGGCCGCTCCCCGGCTGCTTCTGGGTGGGCAGCAGCCGCTCGCCCCCTTCTGAGAAAGAGCGGTCTCGGAAACGGCTGTCCCGAGAGCTCAGAGCTGGGGCTGGCTCGCCCTTGAGACTGCTGAGGAGCTGGTTCTGGTGGAACTTGGAGCTGGGCAGAGTGACCGAGTGCCTCCGGGGGAAGCCCCCACCGGCAGGGGTGCCCACCGCCTTCCTGTCCAGCAAGCAGCCCCCTGCACTGGGAGTACTGTAGTTGAGCATCTTGTTAccctggagggaagagaggggagagtgAGTGTGGTCAGTGACAAAGGCCATCCACCAGGGCTGAGAAAGGGACCACTAAGGGCATCCCCCTCCACCAGCAGAAATGCCCCTAATGTCTCTAAGGAACCATCGCTAACTCTGTCCTAGCAAGcccctcccactcttcctcccACAGACTAGCCACCTACCTTTACTTTGGCCCCATACAGAAGAAACCACAAAATCGCAACCACTATGAAATTGTTACACACTCACCCTACTCCCTGCACACCCCTGGAACGTGCCTCCGTATCCTGTCCCCAAAGGTACCACGCTGATCCACAAAATCTAACTTCTTTACCTCCCCAATAGATTCCTCAGCTCAAAATATCTCACACAACTCAGACTTCTCTAGACTCCCCTTTCCCCCTAACAGGTAAACCTCAGGACACTAGGAGTACCTCCCTTTTAATCAATCCCTCCTTCACTGACACTAGACActacacaccccacacacacacacacacacacacacacacacacgacctgGTCTAAGACTCTCAACTTCCTTCTTCAGAAGTGTTCCCTTCCTTTGGCAACAGGTTTCCAGACAGCCTTTGCTTTATCTTGCTGAGAGGAGGGGGAGTGGAAGCGGGCAGGAAAAATCCTAGGTCAGGGTGGGGGGTCCCCGCCAGGAGAACGATGGGTTTCCTAAAACAAAATTCACTGCCCCATGCTTGGGAAGGGGTGTCTTCTACAATGATCTCCCCACCATTctcagcccaccccaccccaccccctccactggGAAGATGCCTTTGCAGTTAGTCTTCTGGCTGCAAAGGCAGGGGTGGATAAGAGCGCAAGTGTTTAATCTTTAACGCAAAGCTGCaggtgggaaggaaaaggaaggcacCACATCCCCCACCCGCCTCCTAGTCAATAGtggatttggggggagggaagcagtgCCACCACAAACAGGTTTCTGTTCCAATGGGCCCCTGGTCACCTGCCCAATCTGTACCGAAGATTTGGAAAGGGTGCAAGCCGGGGATCTGGGAGTTGGCTCCCAGCCCATGTGGGTGTCATTGTACAAATTCTAAAGTTGGTCCCTTAGGATCAGCTACAGGGGATCGGGAATCTGTAACAGCAACCACCCCACGGAGCGGATTACAGGAACCAAGTTGAGAGCCGGTTCCCAACAATAAGGTTCATTTAAAAAGTCCTGCAGGGAGGGGGGGGTGTTGCAGAgggcgagaaaaaaaaaagaaatagatcaaaGAGCGAGAAAGCCGGGAAAAGAAGGAAGTGCTGGAAAGCTCAGGGAGCCGCCAGGGCAACTGGAGTCTGGGAAAGcacaaggagggaaggaagctgaAATTCAAACTTTTTTGATGTTGCTCTTCAGCTCCTCGGCGTCCCTgcaccccagccctgcagccctgGGGCCCTGGCAGCTGGGCCAACTGGAGAAGCAAGCTGAGAAAAGAGAGCGACATGACCCGACGTGTTTAAAAGAAGGCAAAACACTTTAGCAATTAAAAGTAGCCTAGCAGCTCCCTGCTTTCAAATTGGGGAGAGGGGGCAAAATTAATTTAACATCCATAGGCTTTTGCTATATACACTTAAACCGCACTCCTGGGACATTTAGTGTTTAAaacctgctatttttttttttctcccacaccGGCTGGCAAGCTATACCACTTAAGGAGGCCCCATTAAATCCTTCCTCACAGAGCCCCTTGAGCTCATCAGGCCGGCATTTTGTTGTCGAGTTCCCCCACTCCCTTGGAAAACAGGTAAGCGGGTCAACCCCAGTCCCATTTTCACCCCATAGTTTTCAGCACCCCAAAGGCTATCACAGAAGGAAGCCTGACCGCGCTGGGGCAAACTGAAGCCCCACTGCAAACCCGTTTTGCAACATCCTTTTGAATCACAACTCTTGGCCTTTTTCTCGCACATTCCCAGCCCTTCCACATCAGAGGGGGAAATCTCCCAGCAAAACGTCCTCCCGAGACTCAACTTCCCCCAAAGGGCGCCCCTGCTGACCCCACAGGCTTGACAGTGTGGCTGGAGAGACTCGAACCCCCTTCCGGCGGCGGCGAGACCCGGAGCGCGACCCGAGCAGATCAGCGAAACCCGGTTTAAGCAGCCCATTAGGGACAACAGAACCACCCCAAGACTGCCCCAGTCCGCCAacgcccccgcgccccccgggCAACCCCGCCACTCCAACTTCGCCCCCCAAATCTCTGGTCTCCCAAATTCCTATGCAGTAGCCGGGAAGACCTGATGAAACTCGGGGTGGAAAGAGGAGAGCCAAATTCCTTTaaactggggcggggggggggggcgaggcaGAAAAAAGACCCATCgcgcctcccctcctctcttccctgcctaCCAAGACCTGAACGTTTAGGGGTTCTTTctttaagcaaaaaagaaaactttgagaaGCAAATCCTCCGCCCCACTCTACCTTGCATAAAACTTCGCTCAAGTCGAAGATGGTGGCAGACACGAGGGTGGTGGTCATCCTGGGCGCTCGCACGGGGGCAGGGACGGGTTCTGGTGTGTCGCGAAGGTCTCGGTGCGGGGAAGGCGCAGCCTCCGGCTCTCCGGTCTGGAGTCCCACACGCCTGCTCCCGGCGCCCCTCGCCTTTCTGACTCTCCCCGCCGCGGCGCGCGAAGCCCAATTTATAAAGTTCAGATTTGGTGGGCCGGGGGAGGAGGAGCTTTAAACTTATTtaaatgaggaagaggagggaaaaaaaagttgattgACACTGAAGTTGAATCAGCCATGCGGTCAAACtcggggaaggaaaaaaaaaaactttcaaaaggaagaagggggaggggaaacgAGGAAAGAagcccaagggaaaaaaaaaaaaaaaaaccgactGGGAGTCGcacacaacttttttttcttaaagaggaaaAGTTTCGAGTCCGCTCGCTCGGCTACCCGGCGCTTGGGGCGCCCCTCTCTGGGGCCGCGCTGCGCGAGGGGGAGGGGCGCGCCCCCCCTTTGTCAGGCTGCGAGCGCGGCTCTGTGACATCACTCATTCCACCCTCTTCGGGGTtcttgttgttgtgttgtttttttgtcGGGCAGGAAGGCGGGCTCGACTTTCTCTTTTTGCAAGCGGGAGCAGAAGGCCGTCCTTAGAGCCCGGGCTGCGGTTTCCATCTTGAGCAGATCTCCCCCGAAACTTCTCCAAGTGCCCCCCATAACTTACTTGTTTCCCGAGTTCTCGTCTTCATTCGGCTGTCTTCCCCAACCGGGCAGGGCCAGGAGATCGGGAATTGGGGACGCAGAAAGCATTCAGGTCTAGGGGTTTTGGggtgttgttggtggtggtggtagttttTTGGTCCTCAGCTGGACGGGGCGGAGGTAGAGTGGTGGGGGAAACTAGGGAGACTTTTTCCCCGGGGAGGATCCGGCCCCGCGGGGCGAGCGCAGCAAGATTTCGCGCGCCGCACGCGTCTACACTCTCCTGCGCTTTGCAGCAGGACCGCGGGAGGGGGAGCCGCAGAAAAGCCCACCACCCGGGAGGATTGGTTGTTTGTTTAACAGGCCTGGAGTGGGATTTATTTCACGCACCCAACCTTAAAAGTTTTTCATAAAGAAAACCCGAACCCTCGTGAATGCCCTTTCCAGTCCGCCCTCCTCCcgcccaattaaaaaaaaaaaaaaatcattaacgcACCAATTTCCACGCGCGCTCTGAACTagggggcacacacacacacacacacacacacccctagacacttgaacaatgaaaaaaagttaCTTTGGCAAGAATGAAGGTAAAGAAATGGGGGAGGCGACACTTTTAACTTCTTGttgcttctcccccgcccccacggGAACGGAACATATGGCTTGTCACGCTGCGCTgttttggcgggggtggggggaggacggTAGTAGCAGATCCTCGAAACCGAAAGCCCCCTCCCCAATGGATTACTCCTTTTAAGACTGTGATATATTTACTGTTAGGTTCGCATGCCCCTCCATCCACCCCAATACAAAGTTGTTAACGTGTCGCCCACGGCCCCCGCCCCGGTGCTGGAGCGAAGACCCAGGCGGAAATCGCGGGGCTAtgtttctttcctatttccccGCGTGCCGGCCGCCTCCTCAGCCCTCGCACGTTTCTTCCCAGCACTCGAGGCCGCCCGGTCTGTTATGAAACCCCGAGCGCTGAGTGGCTAAGAGCGGGTTCCATTGCGATGTAATTAGGTCACCCCATTATGAGCACGTTTCTTTGGAAAGGACAGGGCGGGCGGAGCAGAGCGCTGGAGTCGCgctctcaccaccaccacccacccacccacacacgcatttttattacatttctgaTGTATTCGTCAACCTCCGAGCGGACCCAGGGAAACCTTCCAAATCACAACGAAAGGAACCGGttgtttttcatctttcagaAACACACAACAACTGCTGCAGCCACGAATCTACGCGATCCTAGCCGGGTCTGCTGTTATATGGTCCCTCTGACTTAAACTGATGACGGCCCCCATTTTTGACCTGGATGCTGCCCCTcgcctttccttctgctgctgtCCAGCCTCCTGttgcttccccaccaccaccaccaccacgcccCGTTCccatttttcagcttttcttgaAATCTGGCAAGCGCCAGAAAGGGAAATAACTTCCATCCACCTTAATTTAAATCATTCAAGTGTAAGTTTCTTTCTTAAAGGAGTGTTTGCTCGCTCCTTTCCCCATGCTCCCCCTCCAAGTCGGGGAGGGGGGGCGTCGAGCAGTTTCTTGGTGATGAGGTAATGAGTTCCAGATTTCAGGACAGAGCAGGCTGCGCGTTAAAACCACAAGGTTAGTCTGCGTCCTGATGTGAAGCTATTTCGTCTTtttatctccctccccctcccacctccaaaaAAGGCCCATTGGTCTTTAACTCTGGAGGGTTCGCGAAGCTCTGCTGGGGGAACGGAGGAGGGGTGGAGAAGCGAGGGAGAAGGGGGCCCCGGAGCGGGTGGGGCCGCCTTCCcggcccccggcccggcccgcacCCGCTGTCCCCCTGCGGCTGCAGGGCCAGCCAAGAAGTATCGTCACGTTGCCCGGCGCCGCAAGCTAGCGAAAAAGTCtttattcgtttttttttttttttctttttctccccccacccccaaagagaTCGCCGATTCCTCGAATTTCCTCCGCTTTTCCAACTCCCGGCCgccgctcccctcccccgctcccggGGCGCGGGCTCGGCGGGGCGGCGGCCTGGCCCGCTCGCTCCGGAGTTGTTTACCGGCCCCGCCGACCCACCGAGTTTGTTCCAGCTCCCAGAGCCTGTCTCTataattaaacttttttaatTGTCGGGTTGAAACGTCATTTCGGGGACTTTCCAAGGGTGAGGGAGCCGCGGGGAGGGAGCGAGCCTCCTTAACCCTTCGCTGACCCGGCGGGCCGGGGAGCCGCGTCCAGCCGGGCCGAAGTGGGCTGGGAGTCTGGGGACCGGAGTCGGCCCGCCCCGGCCGGACGTGCTGTGCAGGTGCCCGAAGGCAGCGAGGATGGCCGCCAGCCCCGACCGCGGCAGGAAGCCCTGCGAGAGCCGTGCGCCGCCCTCCCCGCCTCCTTTGCGAGGCAGTAGGCGCTCGGGTTCCTAACTCGCGCCGGGTCTGGAGAGGCCGCCCCTTCACCTGCACTGCCGCTTCCGACCGGGAGGCGGTCGCCCGGGTCCTCCGTTTCAGGCCCGACTTCCGGGCCCTCCTGGCTCCCTTGCAGCCGATATCCTCGCGAGGAAGGCCTAGCCAGGTACTTTTGGCTTGGAGGTGTTAGGTTGCGttcaaagagaaaagtgaaagtcCTCGGAATGAGGGAAGCGCGACGGACGTATTCATGGGCCAGTCTGGACCGTGGGCACTCCCCACAGCAGGTGAGAGAGTGGGGTACCGGGCTCCTAGCGGGCCAGGCCTTGGTCACTGTCACCACTGCCCTTCAAGGCACCGCTCCCTGGGATCCCCTCCTGGCTCTGGTTGCAACACAGAACCTGCCATCCTGGAGCCCTTCTGCTTCAGGTCATTTGTACAAAGCCCCAGATTCATCGGATTGGGTGCCCTCcacgccccaccccacccccagcttctgcTGCCTGAGACCCTGGGACAGTTGCAAGGTCTCTggattagagagagagggagtatggCCAAGTGTGGCCTGAGAGTTACCTGTTTAGAGTTCACCTGTAGTGCCTGTGGAATGCATATTCCTTGGCTTGGCCCCGGGGGCCCAGTGAATCAGATGCTCTGGGGTGGGgtcaggaatctgcatttttagtgATTTCCTGCTAGTGACTCAGGCGTTAAGGCTTGAGAATCAGTGGTCCGAGACTTTGAAGTTGGGTCATCTGGATccaaatcttggctctgccattttctagctgtgtgacttttcAAGACCGTGACCAaatcctctgttttctcatctctagaaTACGAATCATAATACTTCCTAAAATTGGCAGATAAAGTGCTTAGTTTCAGGCCTACCAAAACCCTTTTTGTATGCCTAGCCATTGTATGTAAACTAAACCATTCTTGGGGCCTCACTACACCACAAAACCCGTTTGGGAGAGTATTTCCTTTGTAAAAGGATTCTTCCGTATAAACATCCATGAAATGGTCAGCTAACACCTTTGACCACTGCTTCACCTCCTGCTCTCTTGCCTGGGCCTGCCTGGGGACACAAGCAAGCCCATGAGTTCTGAGCCACCTAAACTTTGATGCGAAGCCCAACTATGCTGGCCAGTCACCAGTTGCACAACCAAGAGCAGGTCCCTTAGCCTCTGGGATGGTGGGAAAGGCTACACCCTCCCAGCCAGGGCTTAGCTCAGACAGCCCCTTGCCCTCGAGTCCTCCCAACTGGGGCAGTTGCTGGTGGTTGCTGCATAGCCCTCCCTGGGGCTTTGCTCAAGAGGTTCCTTCTGCTGGGACTTCAGGCAGCTCCTTGAGCAGGCAAAGTGACTCTCTCTCCCACTGGTGCCACTTCAGACTTCAGCTGCATTTTATGGGAATTAATCTATTTATTCCCACTGGACTAGAAACTCCTTGAGAATGAGGACAGCTCTATTACCTGGGCCTCAGGAGTAGATCCTAAGTAGGTACACAATACATTTTTCAGTCATTACTGAACCTTGCTATTGACATTTGGCAGTGAGAGTAGAAGAAGGATCGCAGAGGTTCCAGCAGTGGCAGAAAGGGAGGGCTTGGGCTCCGCCGCAAGCAGACATGGCAGCCTTAGCACTGGGAGGCTCCAAAGGCCAGAGTTGGTTATTCAGGGAGGCTGGGCTTCTGCAGCTCATCCAGGGAATGTTCTGTGCAGCCGTTTAGAGGTGACAGAGTCTAATGGAATGAGTACTGATCTAGGAGTCAGGACTCTCAGATTCTGGAGCTCCTTTTCTTCATTCAGTAGGTTATTCTCTACTCTGGGCTTCCCTACTCTCTGTACATGGAGGACGTTGGACTGGACAGGTGATGTTCAAACATCACTCTGAGCAGAattacctggggagcttttaaaactaTACAGAAGCCCTGTCCCACCCCATCGCACCCCAGCTCCGAAGATTCCACTAAGTTGTTGTGGGGTGAGGCCCAGCATCTGTATCTTCGAAGCTCCTCTGACGATTCTATTATGAAGCCAGAAACactggatttgtttattttagaacagTAGTTCCCAACCAGGAATGATTTCGCCCACCCCAATAAACATTTGGCagtgtctggaaacatttttggttgtcactgTTGGGGGAAGGAAGGCATCTAGAAGGTAAAGTTCAGATATACTGCTAAACATCCACACGGTAGCCCCCCAACAAAATGTATCTGGTCCAAAATGTGAATAGTATCCAAACTGGGAAGGCTAGTTTTAGAGGTTCTTTTCAACGCCAAGATTCCTGTGTACTTAGTTAGGCTCTATCCCTGATCTCCCTCCAACCCTCTCCTTACGGCACCCTGGTGATCTTTTTCAAAACCTAGATCTGATCTTGTGTTAAACTTTCCTAAAACCCTTGGCTGcccatccttttaaaataaaactatacccTCAGTCTAGCAGAATCTGACCTTCTTGTGGTTCCAGCCTGGGCTTTCATACCACTCCCTCCCCATCactgcctctcccacccctcagGGCACTCCCCATGTTCTGGTCAGTTtcagatgaaaatgaaagatacttccttctgccccagggccttgacacttgctatttcttctaTCTGAATTGACCTTCCTTAGGCCCAAGTAAGTTCTAAATCATCCTTTAGAATCCAGCTCAATCATCACTTCCTCAACCATTCTTGGCATCTGCCTCCCCCCAACAAGGCAAGGTATCTTCTCTTATGTCCTCATTGCCATGTTCATTTCCTTCAGAGTAGCTGTATCAGTTTATGAGTATATAATCATtcctataacattttttttttactttttaatttaatattcagaaaaattaacCTATATTTGGTGTACAGACTTATAGCATCAATAGATTCATGAAAACACCACCGTGATAGGAAATAGAACAGCTCTATCACCCCCAAAAACCTCCCTCATGCTATCCCCTTGTAGCCATGCCCTTCCCCATCCTTTAGTCCCCAACTATTGATCTGTTCCCTATACTGTCATTTAATCTCTTCCAGAATGCCATGTAAGTATAATCGCATAGTATGTTCGATTTCACCCAACATGATGCCTTCCAAATTTATCCATGTTCTCACATGTATCAAGAgttcattccattttattgaaGAATACTGTTTCACTGTGTGGGTACAccattgtttatccattcacctgtcgaAGAACActggattatttccagtttggggccattATGAATAGAGCTGCAGGAAACATTTGTGTATAGAGTTTTGTGTGAACACAGTGCCTATTTCTCTAGGGTAAAAAAGTAGGAGTGGGACTGCTGAGACAAATGGTAAGTGTATGTGGAAGTTTATAAACAATTGCCAACTCCAACAGCATCTCCAACAGCAAGACATGACAGTTTCCAATTgctttgcatcctcaccaacacttccaAGTGTCAGTCATTCCAATAGGTGCGTAGTGgttattaatttgcatttcattcCTGACTAAAGATGTTAAAtatcttttcctgtgtttatttgccatctgtatgtcctctttggtaaagtatctgttcaaatccatttgtccattttctaactgggtcatttattttcttattgttgacttttgagagttctttatatattctgacaCCAACTGCTTTGTGGGATAGGTAATTTACAAATATGTTCTTCATTCTATAccttattttttcattctctgagaaaaatatctttcagagaacagaagtttttcatttcaatgaagtttagtttttcagttttatcttttgtGCATGATGCTTTTAGTGGCCTGTCCAAGACTCATTGCCTGATCCTGTAtcattaagagtctgtcttcttCTGAAGTttaatagttttatgttttacactTAGATCTTAGATCTATGATCTATTTGGAGTTCATTTTTATAAACGATGGGAAATTTAGGttgagattcatttttttttttgcctttgcatGTCCAATCCCAACACCATTGATGAAAGAGACTAtcatttctccattgaattgtttGTGCCTGTCCAAAAATCAATTTGCCATGGTTATATGGgtctcttgattctgttccattgatctgtgtgttcaTTCTTTTGCCAGTATTACACTGTCTTGGTTATTGTAGCTTTATGGTAAGTCCTAAAATCAGGTGATATAAGTTTCAGAATTGGTTTGtctatatctacaaaaaaaaacTCATGCTGGGAATTTTACCAGAATTGcgttaaatctatagatcaattcaGGAAAAAATGATGTCTTTTCTGTGTAGAGTCTTCTAATCCTCATACATGGTATGTCTGTTTATTGcactctttgatttctttaattggtgttctgtagtttttaacaTATAAGTCCTATACATGTTTAGTTAGATTTATACCTAGTATTTCCCCCTTTGGAGAAACTATTATAATATTTCTCTTAATTTCAGTTTCTAATTCTTCATTACTAGCTTACAGGAAGACAGTTTTGTGTGTATTGGCCTGTATCCTTTGATCTTAGAAAAGTCAGTTCAGTTGTAAggttgttttgtggttttttttttttgtagataccttcagttttgctttttatgtgtgtgtttgttttgtgagagagagagcgagagagagcaagagcatgcacgtgggctgggggcagagggagagggatagagagagccttaagcagtctccacaccccaCGCAGAGCTTTAAGGTCAtgactgagcagaaatcaagagttggacacccaaccggctgagccatccaggtgcccctatgtgtttgtttcttttttttaatatagacaaTTATGTTATCCACAAGTAGGAACAGCTTAATTTCTTCCTCTCCAATCACatccattccatttctttttcttgccttattgcccCATCCAGAACTTACGGTATAATATTGGATGGGCATAATGGGAGTGGATACCCTCATCTGATCCCAATCTTacgggaaagcattcagtctttgaCTATTAAGTGCAACCTTAGTTgcaggtgtttttatttttttaatagtcactTACCTTTCGGACATCTCCCTTCCCACGAGGATTATGCTCCTTGAGAGAGTAGTCTCTCTGTTCTCAACTCACCCCGCAGTGCCTAGAACAGGACCAAACACACAGTAGGCTCTCCGAAAGTGATTAGAGTCTCTACTTAATCACTTAGCCAGCCATAACTGCTGCCCTTATGACAGAC
This Mustela nigripes isolate SB6536 chromosome 13, MUSNIG.SB6536, whole genome shotgun sequence DNA region includes the following protein-coding sequences:
- the ZFP36L1 gene encoding mRNA decay activator protein ZFP36L1 produces the protein MTTTLVSATIFDLSEVLCKGNKMLNYSTPSAGGCLLDRKAVGTPAGGGFPRRHSVTLPSSKFHQNQLLSSLKGEPAPALSSRDSRFRDRSFSEGGERLLPTQKQPGSGQVNSSRYKTELCRPFEENGACKYGDKCQFAHGIHELRSLTRHPKYKTELCRTFHTIGFCPYGPRCHFIHNAEERRALAGARDLSADRPRLQHSFSFAGFPSAAATAAATGLLDSPTSITPPPILSADDLLGSPTLPDGTNNPFAFSSQELASLFAPSMGLPGGGSPTTFLFRPMSESPHMFDSPPSPQDSLSDQEGSQSSSSSSHSGSDSPTLDNSRRLPIFSRLSISDD